A single region of the Mechercharimyces sp. CAU 1602 genome encodes:
- the rsgA gene encoding ribosome small subunit-dependent GTPase A has translation MPAGQIVCAISGFYYVRTPESGKDIQCRARGLFKKKKLSPLVGDRVMYEETNDGEGIITEVYPRQTQLIRPPIANVEQAIVVCSLREPDFQSTLLDRFLVHCEREGLKVVICLTKSDLLTEEEGLQQILKTYEQAGYPLVVSSIRDEDGAQDLIPYLQGVLSVFAGQSGVGKSSLLNMLVPQWKLETGEVSHKLGRGKHTTRQVNILDLPMGGQVADTPGFSQLDFTGMEAEQLGAYFPEIEALSVSCRFRGCLHHQEPGCAVRAAEEASELSGERYAHYVQFLEEIQEQWRYKKW, from the coding sequence ATGCCAGCAGGACAGATCGTGTGCGCCATAAGTGGCTTTTACTATGTACGAACGCCGGAGTCTGGAAAGGATATTCAGTGTCGTGCTCGCGGTCTCTTTAAGAAGAAGAAGCTCTCCCCGCTCGTAGGGGATCGCGTGATGTACGAGGAGACGAATGATGGTGAAGGGATAATTACAGAAGTGTACCCCCGTCAGACACAGTTGATTCGTCCCCCGATTGCCAATGTTGAGCAGGCGATCGTGGTGTGTTCTTTGCGGGAACCTGATTTTCAGTCTACTTTGCTCGATCGTTTTCTTGTACATTGTGAACGCGAAGGGTTGAAGGTAGTCATCTGTTTAACCAAGTCGGACCTTCTGACTGAGGAAGAGGGTTTGCAACAAATCCTTAAAACATATGAACAAGCCGGGTATCCGTTAGTGGTATCCAGTATACGAGACGAAGATGGTGCACAGGACCTCATCCCATATTTACAAGGGGTGCTCTCTGTGTTTGCTGGTCAATCAGGGGTAGGGAAATCATCCCTTCTTAATATGCTCGTTCCACAGTGGAAATTGGAGACAGGTGAAGTTAGTCATAAATTAGGGCGTGGGAAGCATACCACACGCCAGGTGAATATTTTGGATTTACCTATGGGCGGACAAGTTGCAGATACACCTGGTTTTAGTCAACTTGACTTTACGGGTATGGAAGCGGAGCAGTTAGGAGCTTATTTTCCTGAGATTGAAGCTTTATCGGTGTCATGTCGCTTCCGTGGGTGTTTACACCATCAAGAGCCTGGATGTGCAGTGCGAGCGGCAGAAGAAGCAAGTGAATTAAGTGGAGAGCGCTACGCTCATTATGTACAATTCTTAGAAGAGATCCAAGAGCAATGGAGGTATAAGAAATGGTGA
- the spoVM gene encoding stage V sporulation protein SpoVM, whose translation MKFYTIKLPKILGGVVKVILNTSKKESKVKREKPKK comes from the coding sequence GTGAAATTTTACACGATAAAGCTCCCGAAAATCCTCGGCGGAGTGGTAAAAGTGATCCTTAATACAAGTAAAAAAGAGAGCAAAGTTAAGCGTGAAAAACCAAAAAAATAA
- the pknB gene encoding Stk1 family PASTA domain-containing Ser/Thr kinase gives MIGRKLGDRYEVVSRVGGGGMAVVYKAKDIMLNRYVALKVLNESLSNDREFLRRFSREAQAAASLSHPNVVSVYDVGRDGYTHYIVMEYIEGPTLKEMIEEHGPVPPTEAAHLAAQICDGLAHAHDNGIVHRDIKPHNILIGAAGRVKVTDFGIARATTSSTITQTGSVMGSVHYFSPEQARGGFIGQKSDIYSLGVVMYEMVTGQLPFDGESAISIALKHLQEDPVNIKQLAPDIPDSLQHIIRKAMEKEPDMRFESARELMKELRIAFPPKWGEEPQWTPMLKQREIEEEPLPPRGNTTREFVAAAADEQENEPSMNDAGPTSTGRQHTAVGQETMTKLERLRGVSADKDKTVFQKTVVWLENAQANMPFWQKTVFFLFTISVILVLAFTIFNVILSLNSNSFFSSDDGSGTSAQEQSAAVELIDLEGKSREEARSWLEDKGFNVQVEEQMNHDFGAGEVHGQEPAAGTELKTGETVTLYANAAEGDLVEVPEFIGDYESSPQKGPDGGVKQWIAANDELQIKIERVKSGSGKMWTVVDQDPKPGTMVERGTEVTVYIKSK, from the coding sequence ATGATTGGGAGAAAATTAGGAGATCGTTATGAAGTTGTGAGCCGTGTGGGCGGGGGCGGAATGGCGGTTGTATATAAGGCAAAAGATATTATGCTTAATCGCTATGTTGCATTAAAAGTGTTAAATGAATCGCTTAGTAATGATCGTGAATTTTTACGCCGATTTAGTCGGGAAGCACAAGCAGCTGCTAGTTTGTCACACCCCAATGTCGTTAGTGTTTACGATGTAGGACGGGATGGTTATACACACTATATCGTGATGGAATATATAGAAGGGCCTACTCTAAAAGAAATGATTGAAGAACATGGCCCTGTACCACCGACGGAGGCAGCTCATTTAGCCGCACAAATTTGTGATGGGTTAGCGCATGCACACGATAACGGCATTGTCCACCGCGATATTAAGCCACACAATATTTTGATCGGTGCGGCAGGACGAGTAAAGGTAACAGATTTTGGGATTGCGCGTGCAACGACCTCGTCTACCATTACGCAGACAGGGTCTGTGATGGGTTCTGTTCACTACTTTTCACCGGAGCAAGCACGGGGCGGATTTATCGGTCAAAAGTCGGACATCTACTCTTTAGGTGTTGTTATGTATGAGATGGTGACAGGTCAACTCCCTTTTGATGGAGAATCGGCAATCAGTATCGCTTTAAAACATCTACAAGAAGATCCAGTCAACATCAAACAGTTGGCTCCCGATATTCCAGATAGCTTGCAGCACATTATTCGTAAGGCGATGGAAAAAGAGCCGGATATGCGGTTTGAATCTGCACGCGAGCTGATGAAGGAACTGCGCATCGCCTTCCCTCCTAAGTGGGGTGAAGAACCGCAGTGGACACCGATGTTAAAGCAACGAGAGATAGAAGAAGAGCCTCTCCCTCCACGAGGAAATACAACACGCGAATTCGTAGCAGCTGCGGCAGATGAGCAGGAGAACGAGCCATCTATGAACGATGCTGGTCCAACCTCCACGGGAAGGCAGCATACGGCGGTCGGGCAAGAGACGATGACGAAGTTGGAACGGTTGCGCGGGGTATCGGCTGATAAAGATAAAACGGTGTTTCAAAAGACTGTCGTCTGGTTGGAAAATGCACAAGCAAATATGCCATTTTGGCAAAAGACCGTTTTTTTTCTCTTTACGATAAGTGTCATTTTAGTACTTGCATTTACAATTTTTAATGTGATCTTGAGTTTGAACTCAAATTCGTTTTTCAGTTCTGATGATGGAAGCGGTACGAGTGCACAAGAACAGTCTGCTGCTGTCGAGCTTATTGATCTAGAAGGAAAGTCACGAGAGGAAGCGCGCTCGTGGCTGGAAGATAAGGGATTTAATGTTCAGGTAGAAGAGCAAATGAATCATGACTTTGGAGCAGGTGAAGTGCACGGACAAGAGCCGGCGGCGGGGACGGAATTAAAAACAGGAGAGACGGTCACTTTATATGCCAATGCGGCAGAAGGTGACCTAGTAGAAGTTCCTGAGTTTATTGGTGACTATGAGTCCTCACCTCAAAAAGGTCCTGATGGTGGGGTTAAACAGTGGATTGCCGCAAACGATGAGTTACAAATTAAGATAGAGCGGGTGAAAAGTGGGTCTGGTAAAATGTGGACGGTTGTGGATCAAGACCCAAAACCAGGGACAATGGTGGAGCGGGGAACGGAAGTTACTGTCTACATCAAGTCCAAATAA
- the rpmB gene encoding 50S ribosomal protein L28: MARQCYVTGKKGHAGNKVSHSNRKTRRKWGANVQKVRILVDGKPKRVYVSTKALKSGKVTRV; encoded by the coding sequence ATGGCCCGCCAATGTTACGTAACTGGTAAAAAGGGGCACGCTGGCAATAAAGTCAGCCACTCCAATCGTAAAACACGCCGTAAGTGGGGCGCCAATGTGCAAAAAGTGCGCATTCTTGTCGATGGCAAACCAAAGCGCGTTTATGTAAGCACCAAGGCGTTAAAGTCCGGAAAAGTAACCCGCGTCTAA
- a CDS encoding DAK2 domain-containing protein yields MAHQQIDGIKLVEMMQAGSQSLSSNVEMVNALNVFPVPDGDTGTNMNLTLTSGVEEMRRNSSSHIGQSAAALAKGLLMGARGNSGVILSQLFRGFSKAMQDEESITGIKLADAFKKGVDTAYKAVMKPVEGTVLTVAREAAEHANSVAKDGGDVIAVMEAVLEEGNASLQRTPKLLPVLAQAGVVDAGGKGLLVIYEGMLAALKGEAVTLSDSSQKTESLSMESLSEVAHEHVQASMDPADIEFGYCTEFMIMLNPERRQTKYFNEDVFRQDLSRLGDSLLVVSDEDLVKVHIHAENPGDALNMASEYGDLTRIKIDNMREQHSEIVRREGQAPQAVATPAAPQSQEEKKYGIVAVVSGSGVADIFRSVGVDKVIEGGQTMNPSTEDIVNAVEELHAEHVIILPNNKNIILAAEQVAHVIDKPITVLPTKTIPQGLAAMLSFRPDVEADKNKEQMTDSLMHVRSGEVTYAVRDSSYNGEEIKEGDFLGINEGKIETVYRDLLSTSTTLLANMMDEDAEIITVIYGEETSAEQVKELSSYIEENYPEMELEVHQGNQPLYFFIFAVE; encoded by the coding sequence TTGGCACACCAGCAGATTGACGGGATAAAACTAGTTGAAATGATGCAGGCAGGTTCACAAAGTTTAAGCAGCAACGTAGAGATGGTAAATGCTCTCAATGTATTCCCTGTCCCTGATGGGGATACAGGTACCAACATGAATTTGACATTAACCTCAGGTGTAGAAGAGATGAGAAGAAATAGCTCTTCACACATTGGACAGAGTGCGGCAGCCCTGGCGAAAGGTCTTTTGATGGGCGCACGTGGCAACTCAGGTGTTATTTTGTCGCAGTTGTTTCGTGGTTTCTCCAAAGCGATGCAAGATGAGGAGAGTATTACAGGCATCAAATTGGCCGATGCATTCAAAAAGGGTGTCGACACCGCTTATAAAGCAGTCATGAAGCCGGTGGAAGGCACGGTACTGACTGTGGCTCGTGAAGCGGCTGAACATGCGAATTCGGTTGCTAAAGACGGTGGCGACGTGATCGCGGTGATGGAAGCTGTCTTAGAAGAAGGAAACGCTTCACTTCAACGCACTCCTAAATTGCTGCCTGTGTTGGCACAGGCGGGCGTGGTGGATGCTGGAGGGAAGGGATTATTGGTCATCTATGAAGGGATGTTAGCAGCACTCAAAGGCGAGGCTGTGACACTCTCAGACTCGTCACAAAAGACGGAGTCCCTTTCTATGGAATCGCTTTCAGAAGTTGCACATGAACATGTACAAGCTTCGATGGATCCGGCTGATATTGAGTTTGGGTACTGTACGGAGTTTATGATTATGCTTAACCCTGAGCGCCGGCAGACCAAGTACTTTAACGAAGATGTCTTCCGCCAAGATTTAAGTCGTTTAGGTGACTCTCTTCTTGTCGTTTCAGACGAAGATTTGGTTAAAGTCCACATCCATGCAGAAAATCCTGGGGACGCCCTTAATATGGCGAGTGAGTATGGCGATCTTACTCGTATTAAGATTGATAATATGCGGGAACAGCACAGTGAGATTGTTCGCCGTGAAGGACAAGCTCCGCAGGCGGTAGCCACTCCGGCTGCTCCACAAAGTCAAGAAGAGAAGAAGTATGGCATCGTTGCGGTCGTTTCGGGTAGCGGTGTTGCAGATATCTTCCGCAGTGTAGGTGTGGATAAGGTGATCGAGGGTGGTCAAACGATGAACCCGAGCACTGAGGATATCGTCAACGCGGTGGAAGAGCTTCACGCTGAACATGTGATCATCTTGCCAAACAATAAAAACATCATTCTCGCTGCTGAACAGGTGGCACATGTAATTGATAAGCCGATTACGGTATTGCCGACGAAAACAATCCCACAAGGATTAGCAGCTATGCTCTCTTTCCGCCCCGATGTGGAAGCGGATAAGAACAAAGAGCAAATGACCGATAGTTTGATGCATGTGCGTTCAGGTGAAGTAACGTATGCTGTACGCGATTCTTCGTATAATGGGGAGGAGATCAAGGAAGGTGACTTCCTTGGGATTAACGAGGGGAAAATCGAAACCGTATATCGTGATCTCTTATCCACTTCCACAACTTTGCTCGCTAACATGATGGATGAGGATGCTGAAATTATTACAGTCATCTATGGAGAAGAAACAAGTGCAGAGCAAGTGAAGGAATTGTCATCGTACATCGAAGAAAATTATCCAGAAATGGAATTAGAAGTTCATCAGGGAAATCAGCCATTGTATTTCTTCATTTTTGCAGTAGAGTGA
- a CDS encoding Asp23/Gls24 family envelope stress response protein, whose product MSLEITSTLGQIDVSNEVIANIAGVAAMDCYGLVGMASRSQLKDGISELLKRENWSKGIEVRSIDDDILLDMYIIVGYGTKISEVASNVQAKVKYTLDQMIGLKVKEVNIIVQGVRMVNEE is encoded by the coding sequence ATGAGCCTAGAAATAACAAGTACACTTGGTCAGATTGATGTTTCCAATGAAGTGATCGCCAACATTGCTGGTGTAGCGGCAATGGATTGCTATGGTCTCGTTGGAATGGCCTCAAGGAGTCAGCTGAAAGATGGAATCAGCGAACTGCTTAAGAGGGAGAATTGGAGTAAAGGCATTGAAGTACGCTCCATCGACGATGACATCCTACTCGATATGTACATCATCGTCGGCTATGGCACGAAAATTTCAGAAGTGGCCTCCAATGTGCAAGCAAAAGTGAAGTATACATTGGATCAGATGATTGGTTTGAAGGTAAAGGAAGTTAATATCATAGTTCAAGGTGTTCGAATGGTGAACGAAGAGTAA
- the sdaAB gene encoding L-serine ammonia-lyase, iron-sulfur-dependent subunit beta, whose protein sequence is MKYRSVFDIIGPVMIGPSSSHTAGAARIGRAARSLFGRKPTKATITFYGSFAKTYRGHGTDVAIVGGILNYDTYDKRIVKALELAEEAGITIEIHESDELTDHPNTARLQLSDGRGNMEIVGISIGGGKMEITELDGFDLKLSGNAPALLVMHQDQYGAIARVATVLAHHRINVSYMQVSRKNKGSQALMTIETDQTVKERVTEEITKLPGITGVTIL, encoded by the coding sequence ATGAAGTATAGGTCCGTATTTGATATTATCGGTCCTGTCATGATTGGTCCCTCTAGCTCGCATACAGCGGGTGCTGCACGGATTGGACGTGCTGCCCGCTCCCTTTTTGGGAGGAAGCCGACCAAAGCGACGATCACATTTTATGGATCGTTTGCTAAGACGTATCGCGGGCATGGAACCGATGTGGCCATTGTGGGTGGCATCTTAAATTATGATACGTATGATAAGCGCATTGTGAAGGCATTAGAATTAGCGGAAGAAGCAGGCATAACCATTGAGATCCACGAATCAGACGAACTTACAGACCACCCTAACACTGCCCGGTTACAGTTGTCTGATGGGCGAGGGAATATGGAAATTGTGGGGATCTCCATTGGAGGTGGCAAGATGGAGATTACAGAGTTGGATGGATTTGATTTGAAATTATCGGGAAACGCCCCTGCGTTGTTGGTCATGCACCAAGATCAGTATGGAGCGATTGCGCGTGTAGCGACGGTTTTGGCTCATCACCGTATTAATGTAAGCTATATGCAGGTTTCTCGCAAGAATAAAGGCTCACAAGCATTAATGACCATTGAGACAGATCAAACCGTGAAGGAACGGGTTACAGAAGAGATTACAAAATTACCAGGAATTACAGGAGTGACGATTCTCTAA
- a CDS encoding Stp1/IreP family PP2C-type Ser/Thr phosphatase, which yields MEMAWRTHTGKVRDHNEDRVGLFETQKGLLVAVVADGMGGHQAGEIASQQVVDVVKRELAELTLDAPTVQIKRRLEEAVKLANREVYQMAEADDSLKGMGTTAIVAVVREKEIVLAHVGDSRAYLLHRGGLYQLTEDHTLVNELKKHGEITEEEALHHPQKNIIVKAIGTDSSVEPDLVTTPWSHGDTLLLCSDGLVDMVKVNQIGKTMTSERSIAAQADHLLEHALAAGGVDNISLILVNYKENIDRRGE from the coding sequence ATGGAGATGGCTTGGCGTACACACACGGGAAAAGTAAGGGATCATAACGAGGACCGTGTGGGGTTGTTTGAAACGCAGAAGGGCTTACTGGTTGCAGTTGTCGCCGACGGGATGGGTGGACATCAAGCGGGTGAAATTGCTAGCCAGCAAGTGGTGGATGTGGTAAAACGAGAACTTGCCGAACTGACGCTCGATGCTCCAACCGTGCAAATCAAACGTCGGCTCGAAGAGGCAGTAAAGTTGGCTAACCGTGAAGTGTACCAGATGGCAGAGGCGGATGATTCGTTAAAGGGCATGGGAACAACAGCTATCGTAGCAGTTGTCCGTGAAAAGGAAATTGTGCTCGCCCATGTTGGGGATAGCCGTGCTTATCTACTGCACCGAGGAGGGTTATACCAACTGACCGAAGACCATACTTTAGTAAATGAATTAAAGAAACATGGAGAGATCACCGAGGAAGAAGCACTTCATCATCCGCAAAAAAATATTATAGTGAAAGCGATTGGTACGGATAGCAGTGTAGAACCAGATCTGGTTACAACACCGTGGTCACACGGGGATACATTACTTCTCTGTTCAGATGGCTTAGTGGATATGGTTAAAGTTAATCAAATCGGGAAGACGATGACATCGGAGCGCTCCATCGCGGCACAAGCGGATCACTTGTTAGAGCATGCATTGGCGGCGGGCGGTGTTGATAATATCTCTCTGATCTTAGTAAATTACAAAGAGAACATTGATCGGAGGGGGGAATAA
- a CDS encoding thiamine diphosphokinase has product MKKKTLSGEVWERLIDRHRIVIVAAGDIAACDWNGVKQENDVIITVDGGTWSALDYGWRPDLVVGDFDSAGERLLNYVTAEEIAYLKLPTEKDLTDTHYALEVSVNLRPREVLLLGALGGGRLDHALANVYLLEWLAHTGVKGRLIHRTNQVRLLTGAEELTVRKEHSYLSLLPLTAKVTGVTLTGVRYPLTQATLQRGQSLAISNEVVDQMGIIRISSGKLLVIESSDN; this is encoded by the coding sequence ATGAAAAAAAAGACGCTAAGTGGTGAGGTTTGGGAGCGATTGATTGATCGGCATCGGATCGTCATCGTCGCGGCAGGTGACATAGCAGCGTGTGATTGGAACGGGGTAAAGCAAGAAAACGATGTGATTATCACGGTTGATGGTGGTACTTGGAGTGCGCTGGACTATGGCTGGCGGCCGGATCTGGTGGTAGGTGATTTCGATAGTGCTGGTGAGCGGTTGCTAAACTATGTGACAGCAGAAGAGATTGCCTACCTTAAACTGCCTACGGAAAAAGATTTGACTGATACACACTATGCGCTTGAAGTAAGTGTCAATCTTCGTCCTCGGGAGGTTTTGCTCCTGGGGGCGTTAGGTGGAGGACGGCTGGATCACGCACTTGCCAACGTCTACTTGTTGGAGTGGCTCGCACACACAGGAGTGAAGGGGCGACTTATTCATCGTACCAATCAGGTGCGTCTGTTGACGGGAGCAGAAGAGTTGACGGTGAGAAAAGAGCACAGCTACCTCTCTCTTCTGCCTTTAACAGCGAAGGTGACAGGAGTAACTTTAACGGGGGTTCGCTATCCCTTGACACAGGCTACCCTGCAGCGGGGGCAATCGCTTGCGATAAGTAATGAAGTAGTAGACCAGATGGGGATTATTCGTATCTCCAGCGGAAAACTTTTAGTGATCGAAAGTTCGGATAATTAA
- the rpe gene encoding ribulose-phosphate 3-epimerase, producing MVKLAPSILSADFACLKEEIADVERAGADWIHVDVMDGHFVPNLTLGPVIVEAIRPHTRLPLDVHLMMENPDALIPAFAKSGADYITVHQEACPHLARTLSLIKEHGVRAGVVLNPATPAMVLEPIIQELDLILLMTVNPGFGGQAFLPSVLPKIKQVRQMCIQQGHPDILIQVDGGISPITAADVVLNGADVLVAGSAIFAQEDRAAAMKAIRDAVGTLA from the coding sequence ATGGTGAAATTAGCCCCGTCGATTTTGTCGGCGGATTTTGCTTGTCTAAAAGAGGAGATTGCAGACGTAGAGCGAGCAGGAGCCGATTGGATTCATGTGGATGTAATGGACGGACACTTTGTACCCAATCTGACTCTTGGACCAGTTATAGTAGAAGCGATTCGTCCACATACTCGCCTCCCGCTAGATGTGCACCTGATGATGGAAAATCCAGATGCACTCATCCCAGCCTTCGCAAAAAGCGGAGCGGATTATATTACCGTGCATCAAGAGGCATGCCCTCACTTGGCACGTACTCTTTCCCTCATCAAAGAGCACGGTGTGCGCGCGGGGGTTGTGTTAAACCCGGCTACACCAGCGATGGTGTTGGAACCGATTATACAGGAACTGGATTTGATCTTGCTAATGACCGTGAATCCCGGGTTTGGTGGACAAGCGTTTTTGCCTTCCGTTCTGCCAAAAATTAAGCAAGTGAGACAGATGTGCATCCAACAAGGTCACCCTGATATTCTGATCCAAGTAGATGGTGGTATTTCACCGATAACGGCTGCTGACGTCGTGCTAAACGGTGCGGATGTATTGGTAGCGGGATCGGCTATCTTCGCCCAAGAGGATCGCGCTGCGGCCATGAAAGCCATTCGCGATGCTGTAGGGACATTGGCTTAA
- a CDS encoding DegV family protein, which translates to MAQVRIVTDSTADIPAEMIEKLGIGVVPLKVHFGEETYLDGVTISPDAFYQKLMEDERLPTTSQPSPMDFVEIYRQAAAEGVTQILSIHLSSAMSGTYQSAMLAKSMVEGEIEVEVIDSKKPSYVYGMIVIAAARAAQAGQSLAQCTQLVYRMRDHVKVYFLVDTLEYLQKNGRIAKASALVGTLLNIKPILSVNEDGEVCPVEKVRGKNRAVGRIFELLQTELTSPIQAAVIHACDDEQANKVEGKLKEAFEVHELVRTYVGPVIGAHAGPKAIAIAAIEEKVIWGE; encoded by the coding sequence ATGGCTCAGGTACGTATCGTTACGGATAGTACTGCAGATATACCAGCAGAGATGATAGAAAAGCTCGGTATTGGTGTCGTTCCTCTTAAAGTGCATTTTGGCGAAGAGACCTATTTGGACGGGGTGACGATTTCCCCTGACGCATTTTACCAAAAATTAATGGAAGATGAGCGGCTTCCTACAACCTCGCAACCTTCACCAATGGATTTTGTGGAAATTTATCGTCAGGCTGCAGCTGAAGGTGTAACACAGATCTTATCTATCCATTTATCATCAGCGATGAGCGGCACGTATCAGTCGGCGATGTTGGCAAAGTCCATGGTGGAAGGGGAGATCGAGGTTGAGGTGATTGACTCGAAGAAACCTTCCTATGTTTATGGAATGATCGTGATCGCAGCGGCACGGGCAGCGCAGGCAGGTCAATCCTTGGCTCAATGTACGCAGCTTGTATATCGGATGCGCGATCACGTTAAGGTATATTTTCTCGTAGATACGTTGGAATACTTGCAGAAAAATGGGCGGATTGCGAAAGCCTCCGCACTGGTAGGTACGCTTCTTAACATTAAGCCCATCCTCTCGGTTAACGAGGATGGGGAAGTATGTCCTGTGGAAAAAGTACGTGGAAAGAATCGTGCCGTTGGCCGCATTTTTGAGCTTTTGCAAACAGAACTAACCTCACCCATTCAAGCGGCTGTCATTCACGCTTGCGATGATGAACAGGCGAACAAAGTGGAAGGGAAGTTGAAAGAAGCTTTTGAAGTACATGAGTTGGTACGTACGTATGTGGGCCCTGTCATCGGTGCACACGCTGGACCAAAGGCGATTGCGATTGCTGCGATTGAAGAAAAGGTAATTTGGGGGGAGTAA
- the rlmN gene encoding 23S rRNA (adenine(2503)-C(2))-methyltransferase RlmN codes for MRMAYDLRHKDWYAWMKENNQPAFRADQMMDWLYQKRVSSFADMSNLPKKMRETLSEQFRLEPLKTLTQQTSSDGTIKFLFALHDGHAIETVLMRHNYGISVCVTTQVGCRVGCTFCASTLGGLKRNLTAGEIVAQVMKAQIALDEIGEERVKSIVIMGIGEPFENYEATLQFLRIMNEEHGLHIGQRHITVSTSGIVPAIYRFADEKLQVGLAISLHAPNQELRKSLMPVSYRHPLSELMEACHYYIETTGRRLTFEYLLIKDRNDQDQHAHQLGQLLSNLNCYVNLIPINTVVERDMERTPRNQIFQFQRIVESYGIKATIRREHGTDIDAACGQLRAKHLDKKSEQPS; via the coding sequence ATGCGTATGGCATACGACCTACGGCATAAAGATTGGTATGCCTGGATGAAAGAGAATAACCAGCCTGCTTTTCGGGCGGATCAAATGATGGATTGGCTTTATCAAAAACGGGTTTCTTCATTTGCAGACATGAGTAACCTGCCTAAGAAGATGAGAGAAACCTTAAGTGAGCAATTTCGCCTTGAGCCATTAAAAACATTGACGCAACAAACATCGTCCGATGGCACGATTAAATTTTTATTTGCTCTTCATGATGGGCATGCGATTGAAACCGTGTTGATGCGCCATAATTATGGAATAAGTGTGTGTGTTACCACCCAGGTGGGATGCCGTGTCGGTTGTACGTTTTGTGCATCGACTTTGGGAGGGCTAAAGCGAAATCTGACTGCGGGTGAAATCGTGGCACAGGTGATGAAAGCGCAGATAGCTCTAGATGAAATCGGGGAAGAAAGGGTAAAATCAATTGTTATTATGGGAATTGGAGAGCCGTTTGAAAACTATGAAGCTACCCTGCAGTTTTTGCGCATCATGAACGAAGAGCATGGTCTCCATATCGGTCAACGGCATATTACGGTTTCTACAAGTGGGATTGTACCAGCAATCTATCGGTTTGCTGATGAGAAGTTGCAGGTGGGACTGGCGATTTCGTTGCATGCCCCTAACCAGGAATTGCGCAAGAGCTTGATGCCAGTAAGTTATCGTCATCCTTTAAGTGAGTTGATGGAAGCGTGCCACTATTATATTGAAACCACTGGAAGGCGTCTCACTTTTGAATACCTCCTGATTAAAGACAGAAATGATCAAGATCAGCACGCACATCAGCTGGGGCAACTTTTATCCAATCTAAATTGCTATGTAAACCTAATCCCTATCAATACGGTGGTGGAACGGGATATGGAGCGAACACCGCGCAATCAAATCTTCCAATTTCAGCGGATTGTTGAATCCTATGGTATTAAGGCGACTATTAGGCGTGAGCATGGAACAGATATTGATGCGGCTTGCGGTCAATTGCGTGCCAAACATTTAGATAAGAAGAGTGAGCAACCTTCGTAG